CGATCAAGGCAAAGGTCAGGAATGTCCATGGATTGGAAACTGTACCGATAAGTCCGGTAACAAACGTACCGCCGCCAGCTGCCACGATGGTCTGGACGGTCTTATCTTGCAGCAGTGGCACATCGTCAGGCTTGGCATCTTCGACAGATGCCGCCTTCATTTCGCGCGCTGCAGTGAGGCTGTCGAGGAAGTTGCGGTAATAGCCCGAGATCAGTGTGGCCTTATCGGTGCCGTTGACGGTGACGCGCGCGCTTTCCGGGTCGCCTTGCCCTTACCGAAAAAGTCACTCAGCTTTCGACCCGTGAACTTGCCCAGCAGCATACCTTCAAAGAGGATGCGGATCGCTGTTGCGAGTTCGAGCGCTTTCTCAGGCACATCAGCAATGCCGAACTTCTTATAATTGTCCTTGCCAGTGATCTGACGCAGGCGCCTGCCTCGATAAAGCCAACCGTCATTAGCGCCGTTGCTGCCCATGCGGCCGCCGTAGACCTTGTTTCAAGGGCTTGCGGATTGTTCACATAAGACTGAGCCGCAGCGATCAACGAGAAGCGTTTCGTCCATGTCTTTCGTATTTGCGCCGCACTGGTGTAATTCAGGTTCTCGACAACCAGCTGCATCTTGCCGTCTGTCTCGTGGAAGACGGCCGCCAAAAGGCGCGAGCCTCGCATATGCGAAGAACATTGTTTTGTTCATTAGATTGTCCCGAAATTAGATACGACAGAGCGCCAGCATGTGATGGGCCGTGACAGTGTGATTTCTTGAGACTGTGAGAAGATTTACTTGCGCATCATCCCGAGCCCCCAGCTTGAAGCCGGTGCGCAGCCCCGGCGGACTTTGCGGTTGCCGGGGTTTTTATTTATCAAGAGCTCGACTAACGTCGAACGGCGTTAAGATAAATGCGAATCAGTCTTAGTGCAGAACCTCGGTTAGCCCACGCTGCCGGGGTTTTTAATTAATTATTTGGCGCTAGCATCCTTCAGCGCTGATCGGTTCCTAAACACGAGAAAGCGTAGCCCTGGTTCAGTCGTTCCGCTGCCGGGCTTTTGTTTGTTCTGAGCCCGGTGTAAGCCTCTAAGGCACAATCCATCAATATAACGCGACTGGAGGTTTGTGCGGCCCCGGCTTTCTGAGAGGTCAGTCGGGGTCATCTTCATTGGAAATAGTTCCAATCATAGCCTATGACTTCTATTTCGGCATGAAAACACCGCATCTAGGGCGGTTAAGTGGCACGTTCAACAAAATTTGAGGCTGTTAATTCAGCGGTTTTGGGGTAATACCCCCTCACGATAGATAGCAGCTTGGAAATGTTCAGATGGATTGGTTCATTGTAGTCTTCGTTACGTTTAAGGTTGTCGTGTTAGGCACGGGCATGTTCTTCGCCATCAAGTGGCATCATGATCAAGCGAAGAAGCAGAAATAACGAACCAAGCGGACTGTTATCGCCCACCGAACCCAAGCTCGCCCGCTCCTAATCCGGTGCACATACCCCGGATCGCCCGCCAGCATCCGGGGCTTATACATTGTGAGGCCGGAGCATCTGTTATGATGCTCCGGCCTCTTTGTCATTGTTGCCACCATACACAGCAATGACGGGTGCAAATTGGTTGAGCCCATCGGGGCCAGAACTTTCGTTCGTAGAAAAGCATAACCCTTTGCACCTTAGAGGCATCGTCGCACCGTTGAGAGAGCTTCGCGCTCGTGTATAAGGGAGACCAGCCTCATAACTTATACTACGCGTTTTGTCGGCATCGAACGCCTCATTCTGGAGCCAACCGGTGGGTATGAACGGCGTGTTATTGAAGTTTTGCTTGCAGCACGGTTTCCGGTCGAGCGCCGATTGTTACGGGTTTATCAGATGTCACCCATGGTGGCGGTAACAGTTGCTTCAGTCGGGCCGTAGGCATTTAGAAGTAAGCGTCCGGGCTTTGTCCAACGGTTACCAGATTGAGGGACATGCTTCACCGCCGACCATAAGGAGACGCAGCTTGGGGATGTCACTTTCAATGGAAGACAGCAATGTCGGGCTGCAAGCCATGCAGTTAATGTCGTTCTTACGTAGAAAATCTGCCCGTTCTTCGCCCACCAGAGTCAACGGACGTGGTGCGGGGATTACAGTGGTGGCTGCCACAAAGGACCCAGTATTCTTCAGCCGAGAAATCGAAGGCTATCGTCATGCCGTGGCAAACACGGTCGCTAGGCTTGTATCCATATGAAACTGCTGCGACACGCAGGCAGTTGCAAAAGCTTTGATGACGAATAAGAACACCTTTAGGCCGTCCAGTCGTACCCGACGTATAAAGAAGGTAGCAAATCTCGTCCAGATTAGCTGCTCCCGTGGCAACATCCGATCGAGCATTGGAATGCTGAGAAATTTCCGTAGCGCAAGCGTCGATCAATATATGTGGAACAAGCATTTGTTCCACCCGTGCCAAATAAGCACGAAGCGAAATCACAAGCTTGACGGCGGCATCATCAATGATGAGTGCCGTGCGATCTTCTGGAAAGGCTGTGGCGAGTGGCACATAGGCAGCACCCACCTTCATCACAGCCAGAAGGGTGATGTAAGTCTCGGCAGAGCGATCAAACAGCAAACCAATGCGATCGCCAGGCTTCACGCCATGCTCAATCAACAGTCGCGCGAACTGATTGGCGCGCTCATCAAGCTCCTTGTATGGCCACGACCGTCCGTCAGAAATGACCGCGACAGAGCCTGCAAACTTCTCTGCAAGCCTCTCAAAAAGATTTCAAGCCGCTCGCCCAGTTCACCGGCCAGAGCAAAATCCGCACCGAGCAAAACCTGCTGATGCAGCGCAGAAGCGCTTGAAGCATGAAGCGGCATGCCCACATTCAGTTCACTTGCGCTTACGTCAATTTCATCATTTGTCGCTGCAATTTCATTCAAGCCAGCACCATTAGTACCGCGGCTCATTTTTTTAAATACTCACTGATCAAAGGTCGCGCATCGCCGGGCATTTGTACGCGTTAGGCGAGACACCTGCATGTGATCAGGTCGTCTATCGTCGGACTGTGCACAGTAGCTCATCTGACGTAGGCAACTACGCAAAATAATCAAAATAAGAAAGTGACATTCTCTTAACCAAAAATATTGTGTTGCAAGTGTTGCAGGTTAACGCGTGTATTGCCCCATATTTATACTCGAGTGTGATATATCACGGCAAGCGTTATCCAAGGATACCCGCAAATGGTCAACCTTCGCGTGTACGTTCCAGAAAGTTCGAAAACCGTTGGGGGCATCAAAAGTTCGTCAAACATGATGGCTTCTGGCGAGTTGCTACCCCTCCCCTCTTGTTGCCTTTGGCACAAGCACCTAGTGTCGGCGCGTGGAGATTAACGTTTTAAAAGATGCAGCACTTAACCAAAAGAACACTGGAAGAAACCGGCTGGGGAATCCCAGCATCCGTCGTTCTTCATCTGACTTTGGCATCATTGCTGCTTTATCGTGCGCCTGAATTGTCTCCTCCTGCTCAAGATCAAAGCGTTAACGTGGAACTTGTTCCTCCGAAGCCAGGCGCCCCCTCACCAAATAGCAAGTCGAATGCGGCTGCCCGGCGATCGCCTCAAGCTTTCGAGTCTGCATCAGCGCAAAAAGAGTCCCCATCCCCTGCGGACAGCTCCCAGCCAGTAATGGACAAGCCCGAGCCACAGCAAACAGCAGCCGACAATCATAATCCGGTATTGAAAGAAAAGAACGAAGCTCTCCAGAAATCCGATAGTAACGCCAAATCTGTCCCTGAATTGCGCACTAAGGCCGAAGGCCTGCCCGTTGAAACGAAAACCGCTGCTCCAGCAGCGCAAAATTCAATCGCAACGCCTGACAAGCACGCGGAAGTGAACTCCAAGCTCACTTCCGCGCAGCAGATCTATTCAAAGGATACCCTCGCTGATCCGCGCGTGAAGCAAGCGATCGGCAAGCTCCCTCAACGAGATCGGATCGTACAGATTTGCGGCATCGAGGCGCTGGAACAGGTTCGGCACCACAGACCTGGCACTTTTCCTGATATGCTAGCCCCCAGCGCTGGCGTTGTTTCAGAAACCAGCTTTACGATCCGCGACGGAGCTTTTCGTAGTCGGGCGAAGTGGTATTCGATCGACTTCCAATGTCAGGTCGATACCAAAGCGATGAAGATAACCGATTTCAGCTATTTAATTGGCAAGGCTATCCCCGAAGTGCAGTGGAATTCGAGACAGCTACCAAGAGACTAATCAGCGGGTACCGGCAAGTTTCCGGTGATGCGATCAATCAGTGGCTAATGTTGAAATCGCTACCGTTAGCACCCTCCCAGCCTAGTCTAGGCGCTTTGCATTTTTCGCTATTTGCTACATTCTGTTTTACATCTGCACATTCCGCAACGGAAACACTCGCGTTTTTCTGCACGGAACCAACACAACCAGCGCCTATTACCATCACAGCAACAAGCATCGCACCATTGATCAACTTCATGGTATTATATAACTCTTATTTTCTATGTTCGATTTTGTTTTACGACTTACTATTATCCAAATTTAATCACGATATTACGCCTCACATTCATGGCTATTGACGATTTATACCGAATATGTGAGCGTTAACTCACATTGTCTACTCGCATTAGGAAATCTGCATTATGGCCAAGCTGAGTACTACAAATCCCAGAAAATCGGCTTCGCAAGAGAGGTCAAAAATGACCGTCGAAGCGATACTGGATGCCACTGCTCGCGTTTTGGTACGTGAAGGATATGCCCGGACCAGCACAAATCGCATCGCCGTAGTAGCGGGTGTGAGCATCGGCTCGCTCTATCAATACTTCCCCAACAAGGAATCGCTGGTGGCTGCGCTCGTCGCAAGGCACAATCGTGAAATTCTGGCTCTGCTGGAAAACGCAATGCAGGAATGCGCGTCGGACGATCTAAATGGCGCGATGCGGGAGCTTATTCGCGCAATGATCGCAGCACATCGGGTCGATCCTGAGCTCCATCGCATACTTAAGGAAGAAGTACCCCGAATTGGAAAACTCGCCGAGGTGGAAGCCATCCGCAAGGATACGCTGCATCTGGTTCGGCATTATCTGGGAAAATGTAAAGACGACATTCAGCTCAAAGACCTCGACACCGCTGCATTTATTTGCGTCACAACTGTAGAGACGCTGACTCATGCGATCGTTCTCAATGACTGCGGCCACTCCCTTTCCGATGAAGCCGATATCGTCGAACATATCACACGGATGATCGCGGGGTATTTGGGTACTGCACCGCTGCCCATCCGCGCTATCTTGAAGGAAGCGGCTTAGTGCTACCAAGACGCTGAACGCGCCACCAGATGCAAACTCAAGACATAGCATGTAGCACAGATGTGATGGGAGGCCTCTTGCGCCGATTAAAGTGAACGCTGCAATCTTGTCGAAAATGGTGGACCAGTCTTTTGGTGAGCCCCGGTCAGTCGATGGCGCACCCCATTGACCACAATCCAGCCCTCGGGCGACGGACCGCGACGGAAACCGGACGCCATGCGTCTGCTCCATCCGTGCTGTTTGAATACGCCACTTTCGAAGCACCGCATTGGTCCTTTGCATCATGGCGCAGTCATTCCGAAAAGGACAATCCCTATCTACAATATACAAGTGCTAATCATCGGCGGCAGTCTCGTCGGTCTCTCCGCGGCTGCGTTCCTTGCCTGGCGTGGCGTAAAGGCGACAGTTATCGCAATCATCGCTTTTGCACCAGCGGCATCCGTTGCGCCCACTCCTATAGAACCCAGACCACCTGCGATGCACACTTCTGCTGCCAGTGCTGGGGTTGATACGCCAGCCATCAGCGCCTGAATGATGGTAAGTGTAATTCCAAGCTTCTTGAGCACGTCCATTTCTGCTCCTCTGGTGGCCATTGAGATTGAACCACCGCTACCGGGCTACCTCTGTGTTTTTACGCTTTTAGATAAGCAAAGCGGTTTCACGACGAGCAGGATGGTCCCCAACTAAATGCACCCGCAGCCGATCATTATTCATTGTTAGAGAACTAGCATTGATTTTTATTCTTAATAAGAGAATATATAGTCTCATACATTCTGCAATGGGGAATTTTAAAATGGATCTTGCAACACTTTCGGTGTTTCGCACGGTGGCTCAGGAGCGGAGTGTTACCCGAGCCGCGGATTTGCTTGGTCGCGTGCCTTCAAACGTAACGACCCGCATTCAACAGCTGGAGGCCGAGATCGGCGTACCGCTGTTTCAGCGCGATACAAAACGGATGTCACTGACCAGGGAAGGCGAGCTCTATCTTGGCTATACGAATCGGATCCTCAATCTCGCGGAAGAAGCGCAGCAGGTGGTCAATCCTGCAGAGCCTGCAGGCAGACTGCGTATCGGTTCGATGGAAAGCACAGTCGCAAGCAGGCTTCCGTTACCGCTCACCAGTTACAACCAACAGTGGCCACAGGTGACACTTGATCTGTCAACTGCGCCAACGCGTCAGCTCATTGACGCGTTGCTTGCCCACCACATCGACGGCGCACTGATAGCGATACCGTCCGGGGACCGGTCGCTTGACCCCAGAGAACTGGATATGATGCCGATCTTTCGGGAAGAATTGATTCTTCTTCTACCGGCAGAACACCCTGACGTGAGTTGCACAGACAACATTCGACCCAGAGTACTGGCGGCCTTTGCACCCGGCTGCACTTATCGCATGCTGGCCGAGGAATGGTTGAGCGGTTTTGGTTCATCAAGAGAACGTTTTGCAGTTCAGGAAGTAAAATCCTATCATGCAATGTTTGCTTGCACCGCTGCTGGCTCCTGCATCAGCATAATGCCGCGTAGCGTTGCGAACCTTGTACAGCATCTTGGAGCGGTCAAAGAACATCCTCTCATGATGGTGGATACGCATTTGGCCTGCCGTCCCGGCTTTTCCACCCCGGCTTTCGCCGAATTCCGCAAAACGCTTCAAGCCGTTTCAAATATCGAGGAATAGAACAATGCGCAACAGGCCTGAGAGCGGCGCTGCAATTGCTGCTGCATTGGTGCTAATCATCGGCATGGGATTTGGCCGCTTTGCTTTTACTGGTCTCTATCCGCTTATGGTTGCTGATGGGCAGATTTCTATTGAAGGCGGTTCTTATGCGGCGTCGACCAACTATGCCGGATATCTGATTGGGGCGTTGTTAGCAGTGCTACTCTCAGGTGTTTCAAGCCGCAAGTTATGCACCATCGCAACCGTGACCACGGTTATTGCTACCGCTTTGCTGGCTCTTCCTATCCCGGAATGGCTCATAATCATCATCCGCGGCTTTGCCGGCCTTTTTAGCGCCATTTCGATGATTGCTGCTTCGCATTGGCTGATCCATGATCAAAGGCTGCATGACAGTGCTCCAGTACTTTATTCAGGCGTGGGCATCGGCATTGTTGTTTCAGCGGAGATAATTGCGCTTAGCCATCTGGCGACGCTACCAAGCCATGCAATCTGGTTTATACTCGCGGTCGCAGCGCTCATACTAACAGTGACTGCTATCGCAATGCAGTGGATTTTGGAGCAACCATCCGCCCATCAGAACGCAGCAGCATCCGCCGCCGCCCAGAAGCAGTCTGATTCTTTTGGCCCGACACTGCTTGTTGCTGTTTATGGTTTAGCGGGCTTTGGTTACATCATCACAGCCACCTACCTACCGCTACTCGTTCGGAGTACGTTTGACGCGATTGATCCGGTGCATATCTGGGCGATTTTCGGCCTCGGAGCAGTGCCGTCGTGCTTTTTATGGCATTTTTTTCGCACACGATGGGGCAGTCGCGGGAGCCTTATGGTCAATCTCGCCGTACAGGCAATCGGGGTAGCCCTGCCGTTGCTGCATGTACCTGTCGCCTATATTGTCAGTGCATTGCTGGTTGGTGGCACTTTCATGGGAACGGTAACAATCGCTATGCCTGCGGCTCGTCATCTGAGCGCGAAAACCCGCGTCAACATGCTTGCAATTATGACCGCTTCCTATGGCGCGGGACAAATTATCGGCCCTCTTATGGCTAATGCACTATACGTGCGGACTTCATCCTTCGACGGCTCACTTATGGTCGCGGCTGCCGCTCTGATTGTTGGGGCTGTCCTCTGTCTCACTCCCAAATCATGGTCTTTGAATGAAGATACAACTGGCTAACCAGAGCCACTCACCACTTGCGCTGATCTAAGAGCCTGGACCGTGCGATGCAAACCACTGCCGTGGGCACCTTTGAACCACCAAACATCCCCATCGCGAATGTCGACCTTTAAGGTTTTATGTAGCTCCTCAAGTGTTTCAAGATAGCGTCCTCGCTTTGCCTCGGGCAGCTTTTGCCAGAATTCGCCATATGCTTCTCCCACGGCATAGACCTGCTCTATGGGAAGGTGAGCAATCACATGGGCAAGACGTGTATGAATGGCTTTTGAGTTTTGTCCAAGTTCAAGCATTTCGCCAAGAACCAGAACGCGCCGCGACGCTTTCATTTCTGCAGCAAGCGCCTCGGCCGCCGCCAACATTGCGATCGGAGCGGCGTTAAAGGCATCGTCGACGATCATTGCCTTGCCACCCAATGATGCAGAAACATAGAACGGTAAGCCGCGACCTGCGGGGGGAGACCATTGTTCCAGTATCTTCGCCGCGGCACGCCAATCCTCATGCGCCGCAGCCAGACAGGTCAATGTCCCCGCAACATTGACCGCCTGATGGCGTGCCCCCGGAATGAGCATCAGCTTAAATTGTTCATTTCCTATTTTATAATGGGCTTCACCAGACGAAGAATTAAAATCCGTCAGCCTCCAATCGGAAGCTTCGTGCGTTCCGTAGGTGACAATGTTCACGCCTTTGCGCTCGGCATGGCCCCTTACACGTTCGTAAAGCGTTGTGTCACGACAGATCACGGCAGTACCATCAGGCTCGAGTGCCCGGAGAACTGCAGATTTCGCATCTGCAATCCCCTCGACCCCATTAAACGCTTCCAGATGCGCTTCTGAAATGTTGGTGACGATCGCTATATTAGGCCTGAGCACAGAAGCTGATCGGGTTGCGTGCCCGACAGCAACTTCCTGAACGAGGTGGCTATGCTGAGGCTTGAGCGCAGTCAGTGTGCGCATAACCCCCATAAACATGTTCTGATTACCCGTGGTACCCAATATTTCTTTATCTGTGTGTAGTCCTCTAAGAGTCGACAACAGCATGCTGTTGACGCTTGATTTGCCTGCACTTCCTGTAACGGCGAAACAAGTTCCTTTAAATGCGTCACGACGCATAATCGCGAGCGCCTTTGTGGTACTCGACCATTTTTTATCATGGATATGCGGTACATCTGAAAGCGGCTGTTCTGGTGAAACCCCTATGGTTGCCACGATAGATGCTTTGTGTTTTCGTAGCTGTGCTTGTGTCAGTCCCATAGGACCGTCTTCTGTTTGCACAATTGCAACCGATTGATCGTTTAACGTTTCAACCGAAAATGACACTGCATTAAATTCGACCGCATCACTGTTTTGAGACAGTCCACTATCCGGGCCTAATAGGCGCCTAATTTCTCCCAACGTTGAAGGGGCAGGATTGCTATTCTGTACCCGTTTAGACGCATCTCTCAAAAGTTCGCATACGCTTCCAAAATCGGAATCACGTCGAGAACCTTTTACGAGCACAACATCATCTGGTTCCAATATAGGATAGAGAAACAGAGCCAGTTCTTTGGCCGTTGAAAAATGTGGTCCAAGAAGTTTGGAAGGCAGTTTCTCACGTAAAAAGCGCATTTCATCGCCGTGTGTGAGCACAATCTGGGGATGTGCCGTAAGCAGTGGTTCTGCAAGGCTTTCATGAAGTGGCTTGCCCATCTCTCCTAAATGCACAATGCGCCCCAGCACGGCGATTTTACGGCCTCTGTTCACTGGCGTGATTTTCTCGAGAACCGATATCGCATTGAGCATCGAACTGACTTCCGCATTCCAGCTATCATCGATAACCGTTGCAACGCCAGTGGAAAGAACCTGTACTGAAAACCGTTGCAGGCGGCCTGTCTGAACGGCCATATCTGACAGACTATGTGTCATCTTCGTGACGTCATGACCCATTGCATATAGGACGCAAAGTGCGGTCATCGCATTCGTTATCATGCCATTGCCTGGCAACGGGACTTCTAGAATTCCCTCTAATCCCTCCGGTGTGCGAAACCAAATCGTACTTGTCTCATCATTCAGTTGCCGGTCGACGATACGCATTGTGGCGCGCTCACTCTCGCCGAAGATAATAACTTTCTTCGCATGAGCATTGGCTTTGGCCAAGATGTCGTCAAAACAGGCAAGATGATCGCCAATAATCGCGACCGCCTTTCCAGTTAGCCCGTCGAAAATTCTCGATTTCCATTTTGCAACATCGCTAAGAGATTTCACCCGGCGATCAGACTGAGACAGACCTATTTCTGTCACCAAAGCAATTGTCGGCTCAATGAGCCGCGTAACCGGACCTCTCTCCATCCAAAGGGCACTTTGGGCAATTTCCACAATCGCTGCTTTGTGATCGAGTGAAAGATTTGCAAGCAGTGCCGGTGCACCGACACGTGAATTATAATTATCGTAACTAGAGAGAACCTGCAGATCCCTTCCGAGCATCTCGCGGATCATACTCACGGTCGTTGATTTACCAACAGTTCCGGTTACTGCGATGACATCATTCTTGTATCGCTGACGCGCAGCAATGCCCAACTCGATCAATGCTTTGATGGGATCTTGGACTTGCAAAAGTGGAAAATCACTCGACACGCCTGCAACTGGCTTGGAGACGATTGCCCCCGCGAATGCCGACGCTTTCTTAACGAGCAAGCTATGTGTGTCCATGCCGGATCGCTTCGTGGATGAATATTGTTCATGGAATGCAAGATGTTCAAATTCCGATGCAACATACAGGGTTGGTTGGTCGACAAATTTTTTATGGATCATTCCACGGATAACGGAACGAACAAACCAGCCTGGCGGAGGTGTGACGAGCCATTTGCCACCTGTGACTGCAGCCAGCTGATCGGCGGTCCAAGTTTGACCGGATATGCAATCATTGATGCTATCGTTAAACTGCTGGCGGTAGGCCCTTGACTTTGGCGATGCCGCCACAGGCTCCTTCAGGACCGGTGTTGGAAGGTTGGGAACAGCCAGCTCAATATTAAAGGGCAGCACGAGTGGAGCAGCCTCATAGCTTTTCGACACGATGCCAATGGATACTTGCAGATCAACATTTTCCCAGTCCTTCAAATATGGAGGACGTAATCCGTAGAAATCACGATAAATCTGTCCCGACTTCCATACGCTGGTTGGCACAAGCCAGTCGCATGGATCATGATCCATGGAACGACCCCAGGCGCGCATTCGTGTCGGCTTTACAGGGACAGCTTGAATGTCGAGCCGAATATCTTCATCGATTTGGCAATCAGCCCTCCAGAATGTTTCAACCCAAAGCATGCGTCGATCGGTAAATTTTTGCGGTGAAACGCGAAAACCCAGTAAGGTGAGTGGACCAATGTGGACCGGCGTAATGCGCGCATCACCTGGCACCACGTCCGGGGTCCAGCGTTTATCGAGTTGATAAGTCAGTGCATTTGGCAGACCAGAATTTTCACTGTTTGGGGTACCCCGATCAGTGGCAATACTCGGAGTAGAATGCGCCTCTGGTGAAAGAGACACTATTCCTCGCCCTGATGCGCTTACCTGCATTTGGGTGCCAGCAGTGAGACATTGTTTTGCAAACTCTTGTGCGGCTTCGCGTGCCCGGGGCCCCTCCAACTGGTGCGTTGTACCAAAACCTCCAATAAGCGGTGTAAAGATAATGGTCTCTACGCCGTTGGAACTCACCTCTAGCGAGAACAACCCGGTTTTCGTAATTTTGCCCTGAATGGCATCAAACAAAAAGTCGCCCGCATCATGGATAATCGGGCGACCTTTATAGATTTCAATTTCTTGAAGCAGATGAGCCGATGCACCCAATACGGCATCAGCACCCGCCTCTATGATCGCGTGGCCTACCGCTATTTCATCAGATGACGGCTCTGGTCTCAGATTTTCGCCCCAATGGACCGCAACAAGGACTACTTGTGCTCGCTTTCTGGCATCAGCGATCCTTGGAGCCAGCGTATCGATCCATGCTTGAGGATCATTCAACGGCAAGTGTGCAGAGCCTGCTGTACTTTTTGTTGCGGCAAAGCGATGTTGGGTCGCATCAACAGAGAATATCGCGACCTTCAGATCTCCAACTGGTTTAATGACGGGGCTAAAGGCAGCATTTAAGTTTTCACCCGTGCCTACTGATGAAATCCCCGCGTCTCTTAGAAACTCGGCCTGCTGTAGCAATGCTTGCGACCCATAATCTCCACTGTGATTATTCGCAGTGGCAACCACATCGATCCCCACATGGGTCAGGAGTTCGAGCATCTGTGGCCGTGCTCGATAATAATATGGACCGCCCTCGCCTTTATTGACACCTTGCTCGCCCAGGGTTGAGACAACACACTCCAAATTAATAATTCGAAGATTTGCTTTTCTGAGCTCCGGGATATTCAATACATTTTCGAGACCCAATTCACTAAGACGATAATGTTGTCGACGACCAAGATTAACGTCCCCGCCCCAGGCAATGACCGGGCCTTTCGGGTGATGATCATCCACAATTGCGCCATCCAGCTCCCATGGAGCCTTCCAATCGGGCCGCTTCAACCGATATTCTCGATACGCTATCAAACCTGAAAGATAGTGTTCAACATCGTCAATACGCACGCGAAATGCGTGATGTCGTATGAAAAAACTTCCTACCATTCGGGCCGGATTGGCAAAGAACATAGCGATTTCAGGCCAGAAGTGCCCGTTCGTGAGGTAATGCGCTCGAGTTTCGAGCGCATTGTAGAATTTTTTCTTATCAATGATCGTTAGGAGGCTGCTCAGTGAACTGTC
The genomic region above belongs to Ochrobactrum quorumnocens and contains:
- a CDS encoding AMP-binding protein → MSDGRSWPYKELDERANQFARLLIEHGVKPGDRIGLLFDRSAETYITLLAVMKVGAAYVPLATAFPEDRTALIIDDAAVKLVISLRAYLARVEQMLVPHILIDACATEISQHSNARSDVATGAANLDEICYLLYTSGTTGRPKGVLIRHQSFCNCLRVAAVSYGYKPSDRVCHGMTIAFDFSAEEYWVLCGSHHCNPRTTSVDSGGRRTGRFST
- a CDS encoding DUF930 domain-containing protein — protein: MQHLTKRTLEETGWGIPASVVLHLTLASLLLYRAPELSPPAQDQSVNVELVPPKPGAPSPNSKSNAAARRSPQAFESASAQKESPSPADSSQPVMDKPEPQQTAADNHNPVLKEKNEALQKSDSNAKSVPELRTKAEGLPVETKTAAPAAQNSIATPDKHAEVNSKLTSAQQIYSKDTLADPRVKQAIGKLPQRDRIVQICGIEALEQVRHHRPGTFPDMLAPSAGVVSETSFTIRDGAFRSRAKWYSIDFQCQVDTKAMKITDFSYLIGKAIPEVQWNSRQLPRD
- a CDS encoding TetR/AcrR family transcriptional regulator — encoded protein: MTVEAILDATARVLVREGYARTSTNRIAVVAGVSIGSLYQYFPNKESLVAALVARHNREILALLENAMQECASDDLNGAMRELIRAMIAAHRVDPELHRILKEEVPRIGKLAEVEAIRKDTLHLVRHYLGKCKDDIQLKDLDTAAFICVTTVETLTHAIVLNDCGHSLSDEADIVEHITRMIAGYLGTAPLPIRAILKEAA
- a CDS encoding FAD-dependent monooxygenase codes for the protein MRLLHPCCLNTPLSKHRIGPLHHGAVIPKRTIPIYNIQVLIIGGSLVGLSAAAFLAWRGVKATVIAIIAFAPAASVAPTPIEPRPPAMHTSAASAGVDTPAISA
- a CDS encoding LysR substrate-binding domain-containing protein, with the protein product MDLATLSVFRTVAQERSVTRAADLLGRVPSNVTTRIQQLEAEIGVPLFQRDTKRMSLTREGELYLGYTNRILNLAEEAQQVVNPAEPAGRLRIGSMESTVASRLPLPLTSYNQQWPQVTLDLSTAPTRQLIDALLAHHIDGALIAIPSGDRSLDPRELDMMPIFREELILLLPAEHPDVSCTDNIRPRVLAAFAPGCTYRMLAEEWLSGFGSSRERFAVQEVKSYHAMFACTAAGSCISIMPRSVANLVQHLGAVKEHPLMMVDTHLACRPGFSTPAFAEFRKTLQAVSNIEE
- a CDS encoding YbfB/YjiJ family MFS transporter; translation: MRNRPESGAAIAAALVLIIGMGFGRFAFTGLYPLMVADGQISIEGGSYAASTNYAGYLIGALLAVLLSGVSSRKLCTIATVTTVIATALLALPIPEWLIIIIRGFAGLFSAISMIAASHWLIHDQRLHDSAPVLYSGVGIGIVVSAEIIALSHLATLPSHAIWFILAVAALILTVTAIAMQWILEQPSAHQNAAASAAAQKQSDSFGPTLLVAVYGLAGFGYIITATYLPLLVRSTFDAIDPVHIWAIFGLGAVPSCFLWHFFRTRWGSRGSLMVNLAVQAIGVALPLLHVPVAYIVSALLVGGTFMGTVTIAMPAARHLSAKTRVNMLAIMTASYGAGQIIGPLMANALYVRTSSFDGSLMVAAAALIVGAVLCLTPKSWSLNEDTTG